One part of the Oncorhynchus clarkii lewisi isolate Uvic-CL-2024 chromosome 7, UVic_Ocla_1.0, whole genome shotgun sequence genome encodes these proteins:
- the LOC139412914 gene encoding RCC1 and BTB domain-containing protein 1 isoform X11, with protein sequence MVDVGKWPLFTLLGAQEVSRIRQACVFGTSANEAIYITQDDEVFVFGLNCSNCLGTGDSQSTMVPKKLDFLRGKKVVSLSYGSGPHVLLATEGGELFAWGHNGYSQLGNGTTNQGVSPILVSTNLQNKKITQVSCGSHHSLALTHDGEVFAWGYNNCGQVGSGATANQPTPRRVTNCLQGKVVMGIACGQTSSMAVLDNGEVFGWGYNGNGQLGVGNNGNQLTPCRLAALQGLCVLQIASGYAHSLALTDEGLLYAWGANTYGQLGTGNKSNQLSPVHIMAEKESRIVEIAACHSTHTSACKTQSGQVYMWGQCRGQSIVLPHLTHFSCTDDVFACFATPSVMWRLLSMEHDDFLTVAQSLRKEFDSPETADLKFSVDGKYIHVHKAVLKIRCEHFRSMFQSHWTEDMKEVIEIDQFSYPVYRSFLEFLYTDNVDLPPEDAIGLLDLATSYCENRLKRLCQHIIKRGITVENAFSLLSAAVRYDAEDLEEFCFKFCVNHLTEVTQTAAFWQIDGNMLKEFICRASRCGAFKN encoded by the exons ATGGTGGATGTGGGGAAGTGGCCCCTCTTCACCCTGCTGGGGGCTCAGGAGGTCTCCCGCATCAGGCAGGCCTGTGTCTTCGGAACCTCGGCCAACGAAGCTATCTACATCACCCAGGACGATGAG GTGTTTGTGTTTGGGCTGAACTGCAGTAACTGTCTGGGGACAGGAGACAGTCAGAGCACCATGGTCCCTAAGAAACTAGACTTCCTCCGAGGCAAGAAGGTGGTCAGTCTCAGCTATGGAAGTGGACCACACGTCTTACTGGCCACAGAAG GGGGAGAGTTGTTTGCCTGGGGGCACAATGGATACAGCCAGCTGGGCAACGGGACCACCAACCAGGGGGTGTCACCCATCCTGGTTTCAACCAACCTGCAGAACAAGAAAATAACACAAGTGTCCTGTGGGTCACATCACTCTCTGGCCCTGACACACGATGGAGAG GTGTTTGCGTGGGGTTACAACAACTGTGGCCAGGTGGGTTCAGGTGccacagccaaccagccaaccccCCGCAGGGTGACCAACTGCCTGCAGGGTAAAGTGGTGATGGGCATCGCCTGTGGACAGACCTCCTCCATGGCTGTGCTCGACAATGGGGAG gtgtTTGGCTGGGGATACAATGGGAATGGCCAGCTGGGAGTGGGCAACAACGGTAACCAGCTGACCCCCTGTCGCCTGGCAGCCCTCCAGGGTCTCTGTGTACTACAA ATCGCGTCAGGCTACGCCCACTCCCTGGCTCTAACCGACGAGGGCCTGCTGTATGCCTGGGGTGCTAACACCTACGGACAGCTGGGTACTGGCAACAAGAGCAACCAGCTCAGTCCTGTACACATCATGGCTGAGAAGGAGAg caggaTAGTGGAGATCGCGGCGTGTCACTCCACACACACATCTGCCTGTAAGACCCAGAGTGGCCAGGTGTACATGTGGGGCCAGTGTAGGGGTCAGTCCATCGTGCTGCCACACCTCACACACTTCTCCTGCACTGACGACGTCTTCGCCTGCTTCGCTACTCCGTCTGTCATGTGGAGGCTACTCTCCATGG AGCATGATGACTTCCTGACTGTGGCCCAGTCTCTGAGGAAAGAGTTCGACAGCCCTGAGACGGCCGACCTCAAGTTCAGTGTGGACGGGAAATACATCCACGTACACAAGGCCGTGCTCAAGATCCG GTGTGAACACTTCCGCTCCATGTTCCAGTCCCACTGGACAGAGGACATGAAGGAGGTGATTGAGATCGACCAGTTCTCCTACCCCGTCTACCGCTCCTTCTTGGAGTTCCTCTACACTGACAATGTAGACCTGCCCCCAGAGGATGCCATCG GCCTGTTGGACCTGGCCACATCCTACTGTGAGAACCGTCTGAAACGTCTGTGTCAACACATCATCAAGAGAGGCATCACCGTGGAGAAcgccttctctctgctctctgccgCCGTGCGATACGACGCTGAG GACCTGGAGGAGTTCTGTTTCAAGTTCTGTGTGAACCACCTGACAGAGGTGACCCAGACTGCAGCCTTCTGGCAGATCGATGGCAACATGCTCAAAGAGTTCATCTGCAGAGCCAGCCGCTGTGGGGCCTTCAAAAACTGA
- the LOC139412914 gene encoding RCC1 and BTB domain-containing protein 1 isoform X6 codes for MTSECPSGPKIWTGLERKTIAKLKAAAWYVWYPYISDDNNEVTALFCFLDDMERCFSVSGDSGGLTAPASPSPVSPVFTPTPPPRRARVRYPAMVDVGKWPLFTLLGAQEVSRIRQACVFGTSANEAIYITQDDEVFVFGLNCSNCLGTGDSQSTMVPKKLDFLRGKKVVSLSYGSGPHVLLATEGGELFAWGHNGYSQLGNGTTNQGVSPILVSTNLQNKKITQVSCGSHHSLALTHDGEVFAWGYNNCGQVGSGATANQPTPRRVTNCLQGKVVMGIACGQTSSMAVLDNGEVFGWGYNGNGQLGVGNNGNQLTPCRLAALQGLCVLQIASGYAHSLALTDEGLLYAWGANTYGQLGTGNKSNQLSPVHIMAEKERIVEIAACHSTHTSACKTQSGQVYMWGQCRGQSIVLPHLTHFSCTDDVFACFATPSVMWRLLSMEHDDFLTVAQSLRKEFDSPETADLKFSVDGKYIHVHKAVLKIRCEHFRSMFQSHWTEDMKEVIEIDQFSYPVYRSFLEFLYTDNVDLPPEDAIGLLDLATSYCENRLKRLCQHIIKRGITVENAFSLLSAAVRYDAEDLEEFCFKFCVNHLTEVTQTAAFWQIDGNMLKEFICRASRCGAFKN; via the exons ATGACGTCAGAGTGTCCATCTGGACCAAAGATTTGGACGGGGCTCGAGCGCAAAACTATCGCTAAACTCAAAGCTGCTGCTTGGTACGTTTGGTATCCTTACATCAGCGACGACAACAACGAAGTGACAGCTTTATTCTG TTTTCTTGATGATATGGAGCGATGCTTTAG TGTTAGCGGGGACAGTGGTGGCCTCACAGCCCCTGCTTCTCCCTCCCCTGTGTCCCCTGTCTTCACCCCGACCCCCCCACCGCGGAGAGCCAGAGTGAGGTACCCAGCCATGGTGGATGTGGGGAAGTGGCCCCTCTTCACCCTGCTGGGGGCTCAGGAGGTCTCCCGCATCAGGCAGGCCTGTGTCTTCGGAACCTCGGCCAACGAAGCTATCTACATCACCCAGGACGATGAG GTGTTTGTGTTTGGGCTGAACTGCAGTAACTGTCTGGGGACAGGAGACAGTCAGAGCACCATGGTCCCTAAGAAACTAGACTTCCTCCGAGGCAAGAAGGTGGTCAGTCTCAGCTATGGAAGTGGACCACACGTCTTACTGGCCACAGAAG GGGGAGAGTTGTTTGCCTGGGGGCACAATGGATACAGCCAGCTGGGCAACGGGACCACCAACCAGGGGGTGTCACCCATCCTGGTTTCAACCAACCTGCAGAACAAGAAAATAACACAAGTGTCCTGTGGGTCACATCACTCTCTGGCCCTGACACACGATGGAGAG GTGTTTGCGTGGGGTTACAACAACTGTGGCCAGGTGGGTTCAGGTGccacagccaaccagccaaccccCCGCAGGGTGACCAACTGCCTGCAGGGTAAAGTGGTGATGGGCATCGCCTGTGGACAGACCTCCTCCATGGCTGTGCTCGACAATGGGGAG gtgtTTGGCTGGGGATACAATGGGAATGGCCAGCTGGGAGTGGGCAACAACGGTAACCAGCTGACCCCCTGTCGCCTGGCAGCCCTCCAGGGTCTCTGTGTACTACAA ATCGCGTCAGGCTACGCCCACTCCCTGGCTCTAACCGACGAGGGCCTGCTGTATGCCTGGGGTGCTAACACCTACGGACAGCTGGGTACTGGCAACAAGAGCAACCAGCTCAGTCCTGTACACATCATGGCTGAGAAGGAGAg gaTAGTGGAGATCGCGGCGTGTCACTCCACACACACATCTGCCTGTAAGACCCAGAGTGGCCAGGTGTACATGTGGGGCCAGTGTAGGGGTCAGTCCATCGTGCTGCCACACCTCACACACTTCTCCTGCACTGACGACGTCTTCGCCTGCTTCGCTACTCCGTCTGTCATGTGGAGGCTACTCTCCATGG AGCATGATGACTTCCTGACTGTGGCCCAGTCTCTGAGGAAAGAGTTCGACAGCCCTGAGACGGCCGACCTCAAGTTCAGTGTGGACGGGAAATACATCCACGTACACAAGGCCGTGCTCAAGATCCG GTGTGAACACTTCCGCTCCATGTTCCAGTCCCACTGGACAGAGGACATGAAGGAGGTGATTGAGATCGACCAGTTCTCCTACCCCGTCTACCGCTCCTTCTTGGAGTTCCTCTACACTGACAATGTAGACCTGCCCCCAGAGGATGCCATCG GCCTGTTGGACCTGGCCACATCCTACTGTGAGAACCGTCTGAAACGTCTGTGTCAACACATCATCAAGAGAGGCATCACCGTGGAGAAcgccttctctctgctctctgccgCCGTGCGATACGACGCTGAG GACCTGGAGGAGTTCTGTTTCAAGTTCTGTGTGAACCACCTGACAGAGGTGACCCAGACTGCAGCCTTCTGGCAGATCGATGGCAACATGCTCAAAGAGTTCATCTGCAGAGCCAGCCGCTGTGGGGCCTTCAAAAACTGA
- the LOC139412914 gene encoding RCC1 and BTB domain-containing protein 1 isoform X9 yields MTSECPSGPKIWTGLERKTIAKLKAAACFLDDMERCFSVSGDSGGLTAPASPSPVSPVFTPTPPPRRARVRYPAMVDVGKWPLFTLLGAQEVSRIRQACVFGTSANEAIYITQDDEVFVFGLNCSNCLGTGDSQSTMVPKKLDFLRGKKVVSLSYGSGPHVLLATEGGELFAWGHNGYSQLGNGTTNQGVSPILVSTNLQNKKITQVSCGSHHSLALTHDGEVFAWGYNNCGQVGSGATANQPTPRRVTNCLQGKVVMGIACGQTSSMAVLDNGEVFGWGYNGNGQLGVGNNGNQLTPCRLAALQGLCVLQIASGYAHSLALTDEGLLYAWGANTYGQLGTGNKSNQLSPVHIMAEKESRIVEIAACHSTHTSACKTQSGQVYMWGQCRGQSIVLPHLTHFSCTDDVFACFATPSVMWRLLSMEHDDFLTVAQSLRKEFDSPETADLKFSVDGKYIHVHKAVLKIRCEHFRSMFQSHWTEDMKEVIEIDQFSYPVYRSFLEFLYTDNVDLPPEDAIGLLDLATSYCENRLKRLCQHIIKRGITVENAFSLLSAAVRYDAEDLEEFCFKFCVNHLTEVTQTAAFWQIDGNMLKEFICRASRCGAFKN; encoded by the exons ATGACGTCAGAGTGTCCATCTGGACCAAAGATTTGGACGGGGCTCGAGCGCAAAACTATCGCTAAACTCAAAGCTGCTGCTTG TTTTCTTGATGATATGGAGCGATGCTTTAG TGTTAGCGGGGACAGTGGTGGCCTCACAGCCCCTGCTTCTCCCTCCCCTGTGTCCCCTGTCTTCACCCCGACCCCCCCACCGCGGAGAGCCAGAGTGAGGTACCCAGCCATGGTGGATGTGGGGAAGTGGCCCCTCTTCACCCTGCTGGGGGCTCAGGAGGTCTCCCGCATCAGGCAGGCCTGTGTCTTCGGAACCTCGGCCAACGAAGCTATCTACATCACCCAGGACGATGAG GTGTTTGTGTTTGGGCTGAACTGCAGTAACTGTCTGGGGACAGGAGACAGTCAGAGCACCATGGTCCCTAAGAAACTAGACTTCCTCCGAGGCAAGAAGGTGGTCAGTCTCAGCTATGGAAGTGGACCACACGTCTTACTGGCCACAGAAG GGGGAGAGTTGTTTGCCTGGGGGCACAATGGATACAGCCAGCTGGGCAACGGGACCACCAACCAGGGGGTGTCACCCATCCTGGTTTCAACCAACCTGCAGAACAAGAAAATAACACAAGTGTCCTGTGGGTCACATCACTCTCTGGCCCTGACACACGATGGAGAG GTGTTTGCGTGGGGTTACAACAACTGTGGCCAGGTGGGTTCAGGTGccacagccaaccagccaaccccCCGCAGGGTGACCAACTGCCTGCAGGGTAAAGTGGTGATGGGCATCGCCTGTGGACAGACCTCCTCCATGGCTGTGCTCGACAATGGGGAG gtgtTTGGCTGGGGATACAATGGGAATGGCCAGCTGGGAGTGGGCAACAACGGTAACCAGCTGACCCCCTGTCGCCTGGCAGCCCTCCAGGGTCTCTGTGTACTACAA ATCGCGTCAGGCTACGCCCACTCCCTGGCTCTAACCGACGAGGGCCTGCTGTATGCCTGGGGTGCTAACACCTACGGACAGCTGGGTACTGGCAACAAGAGCAACCAGCTCAGTCCTGTACACATCATGGCTGAGAAGGAGAg caggaTAGTGGAGATCGCGGCGTGTCACTCCACACACACATCTGCCTGTAAGACCCAGAGTGGCCAGGTGTACATGTGGGGCCAGTGTAGGGGTCAGTCCATCGTGCTGCCACACCTCACACACTTCTCCTGCACTGACGACGTCTTCGCCTGCTTCGCTACTCCGTCTGTCATGTGGAGGCTACTCTCCATGG AGCATGATGACTTCCTGACTGTGGCCCAGTCTCTGAGGAAAGAGTTCGACAGCCCTGAGACGGCCGACCTCAAGTTCAGTGTGGACGGGAAATACATCCACGTACACAAGGCCGTGCTCAAGATCCG GTGTGAACACTTCCGCTCCATGTTCCAGTCCCACTGGACAGAGGACATGAAGGAGGTGATTGAGATCGACCAGTTCTCCTACCCCGTCTACCGCTCCTTCTTGGAGTTCCTCTACACTGACAATGTAGACCTGCCCCCAGAGGATGCCATCG GCCTGTTGGACCTGGCCACATCCTACTGTGAGAACCGTCTGAAACGTCTGTGTCAACACATCATCAAGAGAGGCATCACCGTGGAGAAcgccttctctctgctctctgccgCCGTGCGATACGACGCTGAG GACCTGGAGGAGTTCTGTTTCAAGTTCTGTGTGAACCACCTGACAGAGGTGACCCAGACTGCAGCCTTCTGGCAGATCGATGGCAACATGCTCAAAGAGTTCATCTGCAGAGCCAGCCGCTGTGGGGCCTTCAAAAACTGA
- the LOC139412914 gene encoding RCC1 and BTB domain-containing protein 1 isoform X2 — MTSECPSGPKIWTGLERKTIAKLKAAAWYVWYPYISDDNNEVTALFCFLDDMERCFSVSGDSGGLTAPASPSPVSPVFTPTPPPRRARVRYPAMVDVGKWPLFTLLGAQEVSRIRQACVFGTSANEAIYITQDDEVFVFGLNCSNCLGTGDSQSTMVPKKLDFLRGKKVVSLSYGSGPHVLLATEGGELFAWGHNGYSQLGNGTTNQGVSPILVSTNLQNKKITQVSCGSHHSLALTHDGEVFAWGYNNCGQVGSGATANQPTPRRVTNCLQGKVVMGIACGQTSSMAVLDNGEVFGWGYNGNGQLGVGNNGNQLTPCRLAALQGLCVLQIASGYAHSLALTDEGLLYAWGANTYGQLGTGNKSNQLSPVHIMAEKERGEGERPTVGSKRTRENTEEAWHRETEIVEIAACHSTHTSACKTQSGQVYMWGQCRGQSIVLPHLTHFSCTDDVFACFATPSVMWRLLSMEHDDFLTVAQSLRKEFDSPETADLKFSVDGKYIHVHKAVLKIRCEHFRSMFQSHWTEDMKEVIEIDQFSYPVYRSFLEFLYTDNVDLPPEDAIGLLDLATSYCENRLKRLCQHIIKRGITVENAFSLLSAAVRYDAEDLEEFCFKFCVNHLTEVTQTAAFWQIDGNMLKEFICRASRCGAFKN; from the exons ATGACGTCAGAGTGTCCATCTGGACCAAAGATTTGGACGGGGCTCGAGCGCAAAACTATCGCTAAACTCAAAGCTGCTGCTTGGTACGTTTGGTATCCTTACATCAGCGACGACAACAACGAAGTGACAGCTTTATTCTG TTTTCTTGATGATATGGAGCGATGCTTTAG TGTTAGCGGGGACAGTGGTGGCCTCACAGCCCCTGCTTCTCCCTCCCCTGTGTCCCCTGTCTTCACCCCGACCCCCCCACCGCGGAGAGCCAGAGTGAGGTACCCAGCCATGGTGGATGTGGGGAAGTGGCCCCTCTTCACCCTGCTGGGGGCTCAGGAGGTCTCCCGCATCAGGCAGGCCTGTGTCTTCGGAACCTCGGCCAACGAAGCTATCTACATCACCCAGGACGATGAG GTGTTTGTGTTTGGGCTGAACTGCAGTAACTGTCTGGGGACAGGAGACAGTCAGAGCACCATGGTCCCTAAGAAACTAGACTTCCTCCGAGGCAAGAAGGTGGTCAGTCTCAGCTATGGAAGTGGACCACACGTCTTACTGGCCACAGAAG GGGGAGAGTTGTTTGCCTGGGGGCACAATGGATACAGCCAGCTGGGCAACGGGACCACCAACCAGGGGGTGTCACCCATCCTGGTTTCAACCAACCTGCAGAACAAGAAAATAACACAAGTGTCCTGTGGGTCACATCACTCTCTGGCCCTGACACACGATGGAGAG GTGTTTGCGTGGGGTTACAACAACTGTGGCCAGGTGGGTTCAGGTGccacagccaaccagccaaccccCCGCAGGGTGACCAACTGCCTGCAGGGTAAAGTGGTGATGGGCATCGCCTGTGGACAGACCTCCTCCATGGCTGTGCTCGACAATGGGGAG gtgtTTGGCTGGGGATACAATGGGAATGGCCAGCTGGGAGTGGGCAACAACGGTAACCAGCTGACCCCCTGTCGCCTGGCAGCCCTCCAGGGTCTCTGTGTACTACAA ATCGCGTCAGGCTACGCCCACTCCCTGGCTCTAACCGACGAGGGCCTGCTGTATGCCTGGGGTGCTAACACCTACGGACAGCTGGGTACTGGCAACAAGAGCAACCAGCTCAGTCCTGTACACATCATGGCTGAGAAGGAGAg gggagagggagagaggcccaCCGTAGGCAGCAAAAGGACAAGGGAAAACACTGAAGAGGcgtggcacagagagacaga gaTAGTGGAGATCGCGGCGTGTCACTCCACACACACATCTGCCTGTAAGACCCAGAGTGGCCAGGTGTACATGTGGGGCCAGTGTAGGGGTCAGTCCATCGTGCTGCCACACCTCACACACTTCTCCTGCACTGACGACGTCTTCGCCTGCTTCGCTACTCCGTCTGTCATGTGGAGGCTACTCTCCATGG AGCATGATGACTTCCTGACTGTGGCCCAGTCTCTGAGGAAAGAGTTCGACAGCCCTGAGACGGCCGACCTCAAGTTCAGTGTGGACGGGAAATACATCCACGTACACAAGGCCGTGCTCAAGATCCG GTGTGAACACTTCCGCTCCATGTTCCAGTCCCACTGGACAGAGGACATGAAGGAGGTGATTGAGATCGACCAGTTCTCCTACCCCGTCTACCGCTCCTTCTTGGAGTTCCTCTACACTGACAATGTAGACCTGCCCCCAGAGGATGCCATCG GCCTGTTGGACCTGGCCACATCCTACTGTGAGAACCGTCTGAAACGTCTGTGTCAACACATCATCAAGAGAGGCATCACCGTGGAGAAcgccttctctctgctctctgccgCCGTGCGATACGACGCTGAG GACCTGGAGGAGTTCTGTTTCAAGTTCTGTGTGAACCACCTGACAGAGGTGACCCAGACTGCAGCCTTCTGGCAGATCGATGGCAACATGCTCAAAGAGTTCATCTGCAGAGCCAGCCGCTGTGGGGCCTTCAAAAACTGA
- the LOC139412914 gene encoding RCC1 and BTB domain-containing protein 1 isoform X3: MTSECPSGPKIWTGLERKTIAKLKAAAWYVWYPYISDDNNEVTALFCFLDDMERCFSGGLTAPASPSPVSPVFTPTPPPRRARVRYPAMVDVGKWPLFTLLGAQEVSRIRQACVFGTSANEAIYITQDDEVFVFGLNCSNCLGTGDSQSTMVPKKLDFLRGKKVVSLSYGSGPHVLLATEGGELFAWGHNGYSQLGNGTTNQGVSPILVSTNLQNKKITQVSCGSHHSLALTHDGEVFAWGYNNCGQVGSGATANQPTPRRVTNCLQGKVVMGIACGQTSSMAVLDNGEVFGWGYNGNGQLGVGNNGNQLTPCRLAALQGLCVLQIASGYAHSLALTDEGLLYAWGANTYGQLGTGNKSNQLSPVHIMAEKERGEGERPTVGSKRTRENTEEAWHRETDRIVEIAACHSTHTSACKTQSGQVYMWGQCRGQSIVLPHLTHFSCTDDVFACFATPSVMWRLLSMEHDDFLTVAQSLRKEFDSPETADLKFSVDGKYIHVHKAVLKIRCEHFRSMFQSHWTEDMKEVIEIDQFSYPVYRSFLEFLYTDNVDLPPEDAIGLLDLATSYCENRLKRLCQHIIKRGITVENAFSLLSAAVRYDAEDLEEFCFKFCVNHLTEVTQTAAFWQIDGNMLKEFICRASRCGAFKN; encoded by the exons ATGACGTCAGAGTGTCCATCTGGACCAAAGATTTGGACGGGGCTCGAGCGCAAAACTATCGCTAAACTCAAAGCTGCTGCTTGGTACGTTTGGTATCCTTACATCAGCGACGACAACAACGAAGTGACAGCTTTATTCTG TTTTCTTGATGATATGGAGCGATGCTTTAG TGGTGGCCTCACAGCCCCTGCTTCTCCCTCCCCTGTGTCCCCTGTCTTCACCCCGACCCCCCCACCGCGGAGAGCCAGAGTGAGGTACCCAGCCATGGTGGATGTGGGGAAGTGGCCCCTCTTCACCCTGCTGGGGGCTCAGGAGGTCTCCCGCATCAGGCAGGCCTGTGTCTTCGGAACCTCGGCCAACGAAGCTATCTACATCACCCAGGACGATGAG GTGTTTGTGTTTGGGCTGAACTGCAGTAACTGTCTGGGGACAGGAGACAGTCAGAGCACCATGGTCCCTAAGAAACTAGACTTCCTCCGAGGCAAGAAGGTGGTCAGTCTCAGCTATGGAAGTGGACCACACGTCTTACTGGCCACAGAAG GGGGAGAGTTGTTTGCCTGGGGGCACAATGGATACAGCCAGCTGGGCAACGGGACCACCAACCAGGGGGTGTCACCCATCCTGGTTTCAACCAACCTGCAGAACAAGAAAATAACACAAGTGTCCTGTGGGTCACATCACTCTCTGGCCCTGACACACGATGGAGAG GTGTTTGCGTGGGGTTACAACAACTGTGGCCAGGTGGGTTCAGGTGccacagccaaccagccaaccccCCGCAGGGTGACCAACTGCCTGCAGGGTAAAGTGGTGATGGGCATCGCCTGTGGACAGACCTCCTCCATGGCTGTGCTCGACAATGGGGAG gtgtTTGGCTGGGGATACAATGGGAATGGCCAGCTGGGAGTGGGCAACAACGGTAACCAGCTGACCCCCTGTCGCCTGGCAGCCCTCCAGGGTCTCTGTGTACTACAA ATCGCGTCAGGCTACGCCCACTCCCTGGCTCTAACCGACGAGGGCCTGCTGTATGCCTGGGGTGCTAACACCTACGGACAGCTGGGTACTGGCAACAAGAGCAACCAGCTCAGTCCTGTACACATCATGGCTGAGAAGGAGAg gggagagggagagaggcccaCCGTAGGCAGCAAAAGGACAAGGGAAAACACTGAAGAGGcgtggcacagagagacaga caggaTAGTGGAGATCGCGGCGTGTCACTCCACACACACATCTGCCTGTAAGACCCAGAGTGGCCAGGTGTACATGTGGGGCCAGTGTAGGGGTCAGTCCATCGTGCTGCCACACCTCACACACTTCTCCTGCACTGACGACGTCTTCGCCTGCTTCGCTACTCCGTCTGTCATGTGGAGGCTACTCTCCATGG AGCATGATGACTTCCTGACTGTGGCCCAGTCTCTGAGGAAAGAGTTCGACAGCCCTGAGACGGCCGACCTCAAGTTCAGTGTGGACGGGAAATACATCCACGTACACAAGGCCGTGCTCAAGATCCG GTGTGAACACTTCCGCTCCATGTTCCAGTCCCACTGGACAGAGGACATGAAGGAGGTGATTGAGATCGACCAGTTCTCCTACCCCGTCTACCGCTCCTTCTTGGAGTTCCTCTACACTGACAATGTAGACCTGCCCCCAGAGGATGCCATCG GCCTGTTGGACCTGGCCACATCCTACTGTGAGAACCGTCTGAAACGTCTGTGTCAACACATCATCAAGAGAGGCATCACCGTGGAGAAcgccttctctctgctctctgccgCCGTGCGATACGACGCTGAG GACCTGGAGGAGTTCTGTTTCAAGTTCTGTGTGAACCACCTGACAGAGGTGACCCAGACTGCAGCCTTCTGGCAGATCGATGGCAACATGCTCAAAGAGTTCATCTGCAGAGCCAGCCGCTGTGGGGCCTTCAAAAACTGA
- the LOC139412914 gene encoding RCC1 and BTB domain-containing protein 1 isoform X12: MVDVGKWPLFTLLGAQEVSRIRQACVFGTSANEAIYITQDDEVFVFGLNCSNCLGTGDSQSTMVPKKLDFLRGKKVVSLSYGSGPHVLLATEGGELFAWGHNGYSQLGNGTTNQGVSPILVSTNLQNKKITQVSCGSHHSLALTHDGEVFAWGYNNCGQVGSGATANQPTPRRVTNCLQGKVVMGIACGQTSSMAVLDNGEVFGWGYNGNGQLGVGNNGNQLTPCRLAALQGLCVLQIASGYAHSLALTDEGLLYAWGANTYGQLGTGNKSNQLSPVHIMAEKERIVEIAACHSTHTSACKTQSGQVYMWGQCRGQSIVLPHLTHFSCTDDVFACFATPSVMWRLLSMEHDDFLTVAQSLRKEFDSPETADLKFSVDGKYIHVHKAVLKIRCEHFRSMFQSHWTEDMKEVIEIDQFSYPVYRSFLEFLYTDNVDLPPEDAIGLLDLATSYCENRLKRLCQHIIKRGITVENAFSLLSAAVRYDAEDLEEFCFKFCVNHLTEVTQTAAFWQIDGNMLKEFICRASRCGAFKN, translated from the exons ATGGTGGATGTGGGGAAGTGGCCCCTCTTCACCCTGCTGGGGGCTCAGGAGGTCTCCCGCATCAGGCAGGCCTGTGTCTTCGGAACCTCGGCCAACGAAGCTATCTACATCACCCAGGACGATGAG GTGTTTGTGTTTGGGCTGAACTGCAGTAACTGTCTGGGGACAGGAGACAGTCAGAGCACCATGGTCCCTAAGAAACTAGACTTCCTCCGAGGCAAGAAGGTGGTCAGTCTCAGCTATGGAAGTGGACCACACGTCTTACTGGCCACAGAAG GGGGAGAGTTGTTTGCCTGGGGGCACAATGGATACAGCCAGCTGGGCAACGGGACCACCAACCAGGGGGTGTCACCCATCCTGGTTTCAACCAACCTGCAGAACAAGAAAATAACACAAGTGTCCTGTGGGTCACATCACTCTCTGGCCCTGACACACGATGGAGAG GTGTTTGCGTGGGGTTACAACAACTGTGGCCAGGTGGGTTCAGGTGccacagccaaccagccaaccccCCGCAGGGTGACCAACTGCCTGCAGGGTAAAGTGGTGATGGGCATCGCCTGTGGACAGACCTCCTCCATGGCTGTGCTCGACAATGGGGAG gtgtTTGGCTGGGGATACAATGGGAATGGCCAGCTGGGAGTGGGCAACAACGGTAACCAGCTGACCCCCTGTCGCCTGGCAGCCCTCCAGGGTCTCTGTGTACTACAA ATCGCGTCAGGCTACGCCCACTCCCTGGCTCTAACCGACGAGGGCCTGCTGTATGCCTGGGGTGCTAACACCTACGGACAGCTGGGTACTGGCAACAAGAGCAACCAGCTCAGTCCTGTACACATCATGGCTGAGAAGGAGAg gaTAGTGGAGATCGCGGCGTGTCACTCCACACACACATCTGCCTGTAAGACCCAGAGTGGCCAGGTGTACATGTGGGGCCAGTGTAGGGGTCAGTCCATCGTGCTGCCACACCTCACACACTTCTCCTGCACTGACGACGTCTTCGCCTGCTTCGCTACTCCGTCTGTCATGTGGAGGCTACTCTCCATGG AGCATGATGACTTCCTGACTGTGGCCCAGTCTCTGAGGAAAGAGTTCGACAGCCCTGAGACGGCCGACCTCAAGTTCAGTGTGGACGGGAAATACATCCACGTACACAAGGCCGTGCTCAAGATCCG GTGTGAACACTTCCGCTCCATGTTCCAGTCCCACTGGACAGAGGACATGAAGGAGGTGATTGAGATCGACCAGTTCTCCTACCCCGTCTACCGCTCCTTCTTGGAGTTCCTCTACACTGACAATGTAGACCTGCCCCCAGAGGATGCCATCG GCCTGTTGGACCTGGCCACATCCTACTGTGAGAACCGTCTGAAACGTCTGTGTCAACACATCATCAAGAGAGGCATCACCGTGGAGAAcgccttctctctgctctctgccgCCGTGCGATACGACGCTGAG GACCTGGAGGAGTTCTGTTTCAAGTTCTGTGTGAACCACCTGACAGAGGTGACCCAGACTGCAGCCTTCTGGCAGATCGATGGCAACATGCTCAAAGAGTTCATCTGCAGAGCCAGCCGCTGTGGGGCCTTCAAAAACTGA